Proteins encoded in a region of the Methylobacterium radiotolerans JCM 2831 genome:
- the flhA gene encoding flagellar biosynthesis protein FlhA, whose product MAETASAPAQTGAAAVLGQLTLPTRGDLQALSKRSDLLFATGVLGILAVLIFPLPAILLDLLLAVSIIMSVLIMMTGLSIDNPLEFTVFPTLLLIATMLRLALNLASTRLILGHGHEGTAAAGHVIEAFGHFVMGGNFVIGIIVFAILIIVNFVVITKGSGRIAEVAARFTLDAMPGKQMAIDADLSAGLIDEKAAKARRAALEEESSFFGAMDGASKFVRGDAVAALLITFINVVGGIIIGVAQQGLSFGEAAKSYTLLTIGDGLASQVPALIVSTAAGLLVSKAGVRGAADKALGKQLAHYPKALGMSAAVMLLIALLPGMPMLPFVLLGGGAGYAAWRINKTAKLAPPLDAQGVPMDAAAVAAASAAKEETVTDLLKLDDLKLEMGYALLALVNGEGQDRLTDQIKALRRQLAAELGFVMPSVRILDNVQLDANAYVVRVKEIEAGTGRIFPGQFMAMDPMGGQVQLPGQHMLEPTFGLPATWIDAALRDQAQLKGYTVVDAATVVSTHLTEVIKAHVSELLNHVEVSKLLRELPKEHAELLKEIVPSQISTTGIQRVLQFLLAERVSIRDLGAIVEAVAEVAGAVKNPRDVVEHVRARLGRQICAQYQDPNGMLPIITLSPAWEQAFMESIVGEREERYLAMQPSKLSEFVNTVRDRFETAARQGEMPVLVTSAQTRPFVRSIIERFRRETPVMSQAEIHPRARLRTVNSI is encoded by the coding sequence ATGGCAGAGACGGCGAGCGCGCCGGCACAGACAGGGGCGGCGGCCGTCCTCGGCCAGCTGACGCTGCCGACGCGCGGCGACCTCCAGGCACTGTCGAAGCGGTCGGACCTCCTCTTTGCCACCGGCGTGCTGGGGATCCTGGCGGTCCTCATCTTCCCGCTGCCGGCGATCCTGCTCGACCTGCTGCTGGCCGTGTCGATCATCATGTCGGTCCTGATCATGATGACCGGCCTGTCGATCGACAATCCGCTGGAATTCACCGTCTTCCCGACGCTGCTGCTCATCGCCACGATGCTGCGGCTCGCCCTGAACCTCGCCTCGACGCGCCTCATCCTCGGCCACGGCCACGAGGGCACGGCGGCGGCCGGCCACGTCATCGAGGCCTTCGGCCACTTCGTGATGGGGGGCAACTTCGTCATCGGGATCATCGTGTTCGCGATCCTGATCATCGTGAATTTCGTGGTCATCACGAAGGGCTCGGGCCGGATCGCCGAGGTCGCGGCCCGCTTCACCCTCGACGCGATGCCCGGCAAGCAGATGGCGATCGACGCCGACCTGTCGGCCGGCCTGATCGACGAGAAGGCCGCGAAGGCTCGGCGCGCGGCCCTGGAGGAGGAGTCCTCCTTCTTCGGCGCCATGGACGGTGCCTCGAAATTCGTGCGCGGCGACGCGGTGGCGGCCCTGCTGATCACCTTCATCAACGTGGTCGGCGGCATCATCATCGGCGTGGCGCAGCAGGGCCTGAGCTTCGGGGAGGCCGCCAAGAGCTACACCCTGCTGACCATCGGCGACGGCCTGGCAAGCCAGGTCCCCGCGCTGATCGTGTCGACGGCGGCGGGCCTGCTGGTCTCGAAGGCCGGCGTGCGCGGAGCCGCCGACAAGGCGCTCGGCAAGCAGCTCGCGCATTATCCCAAGGCGCTGGGCATGTCGGCGGCGGTGATGCTGCTGATCGCCCTCCTGCCCGGCATGCCGATGCTGCCCTTCGTCCTGCTGGGCGGCGGGGCCGGCTACGCGGCGTGGCGCATCAACAAGACCGCCAAGCTGGCGCCGCCCCTGGACGCTCAGGGCGTCCCGATGGATGCGGCCGCGGTCGCGGCGGCCAGCGCCGCCAAGGAAGAGACGGTCACCGACCTGCTGAAGCTCGACGACCTCAAGCTCGAGATGGGCTACGCGCTCCTCGCCCTGGTCAACGGCGAGGGCCAGGACCGGCTCACCGACCAGATCAAGGCCCTGCGCCGCCAGCTCGCCGCGGAACTGGGCTTCGTGATGCCGTCGGTGCGCATCCTCGACAACGTCCAGCTCGACGCCAACGCCTACGTGGTCCGGGTCAAGGAGATCGAGGCGGGCACCGGCCGGATCTTCCCGGGCCAGTTCATGGCGATGGACCCGATGGGCGGTCAGGTTCAGCTGCCCGGGCAGCACATGCTGGAGCCGACCTTCGGCCTGCCGGCGACCTGGATCGACGCGGCCCTGCGCGACCAGGCCCAGCTCAAGGGCTACACCGTGGTCGATGCCGCCACCGTCGTGTCGACGCATCTCACCGAGGTCATCAAGGCTCACGTCTCCGAGCTCCTCAACCACGTCGAGGTCTCGAAGCTGCTCCGCGAGCTGCCCAAGGAGCACGCCGAGCTGCTCAAGGAGATCGTGCCGTCGCAGATCTCCACCACCGGCATCCAGCGCGTGCTGCAGTTCCTGCTCGCCGAGCGGGTCTCGATCCGCGATCTCGGGGCGATCGTGGAGGCGGTCGCCGAGGTGGCGGGCGCCGTGAAGAACCCCCGCGACGTCGTCGAGCACGTCCGGGCACGCCTGGGCCGGCAGATCTGCGCGCAGTACCAGGATCCGAACGGCATGCTGCCGATCATCACCCTGTCGCCGGCCTGGGAGCAGGCGTTCATGGAGTCGATCGTGGGCGAGCGCGAGGAGCGCTACCTCGCGATGCAGCCTTCGAAGCTCAGCGAGTTCGTCAACACCGTGCGCGACCGCTTCGAGACGGCGGCGCGCCAGGGCGAGATGCCGGTGCTGGTCACCTCGGCCCAGACGCGCCCCTTCGTGCGCTCGATCATCGAGCGCTTCCGCCGCGAGACGCCGGTGATGAGCCAGGCGGAGATCCACCCGCGGGCGCGGCTGCGGACGGTGAACTCGATCTGA
- the fliJ gene encoding flagellar export protein FliJ: MKSRDTLIRLRRFQVDEKRRRVTQIEMMMADFQRMAVELDREVAVEEARAGITDVGHFAYPTYARAAATRRDNMIQSAQALEGQLAEAKAELGEAFEELKKVEILNDRERTAERAAESARDQAAMDGIGLNRARG, encoded by the coding sequence ATGAAATCGCGTGACACGCTGATCCGCCTGCGCCGCTTCCAGGTCGACGAGAAGCGCCGGCGCGTGACCCAGATCGAGATGATGATGGCCGACTTCCAGCGCATGGCGGTGGAGCTCGATCGCGAGGTCGCCGTCGAGGAGGCCCGGGCCGGCATCACCGACGTCGGTCACTTCGCCTACCCGACCTACGCCCGCGCGGCGGCGACGCGCCGGGACAACATGATTCAGTCCGCCCAGGCGCTCGAGGGCCAGCTCGCCGAGGCGAAGGCCGAACTGGGCGAGGCGTTCGAGGAGCTCAAGAAGGTCGAGATCCTGAACGATCGCGAGCGGACCGCCGAGCGCGCTGCCGAATCGGCCCGCGACCAGGCCGCCATGGACGGGATCGGCCTCAACCGCGCCCGGGGCTGA
- the fliI gene encoding flagellar protein export ATPase FliI: protein MTQDPARSVASLASARAALERIEVLETFGRVVAIRGLLVEVAGPVAAMRLGGRVDVEGANGHGLVPCEVIGFQGDRALAMPFGSLEGVRRGCPAYVRDESAGAIRPSGAWLGRVIDALGRPVDGLGPLAQGPDVYPLRADPPPAHARTRVGGPLDLGVRCINTFLTMCAGQRMGIFAGSGVGKSVLLSMLARYTAADVAVIGLVGERGREVQEFLQDDLGAAGLARSVVVVATSDEPALMRRNAAYVTLSVAEHFRDQGAKVLCMIDSITRFAMAQRDIGLAAGEPPTAKGYTPTVFSELPRLLERAGPGVGQGTISALFTVLVEGDDHNEPVADAVRGILDGHIVMERAIAERGRYPAINVLRSVSRTMPRSCDPAYLPVVRRARRLLSTYADMEELIRLGAYRAGSSQEVDEAVALMPHLEAFLGQGKEEATSIGDGYARLSEIVGGA from the coding sequence ATGACACAGGATCCGGCAAGATCCGTTGCTTCCCTCGCGTCGGCGCGGGCCGCCCTGGAGCGGATCGAGGTGCTGGAGACGTTCGGGCGGGTCGTGGCGATCCGCGGCCTGCTGGTCGAGGTCGCCGGACCCGTGGCCGCGATGCGACTCGGCGGCCGGGTCGACGTCGAGGGCGCCAACGGCCACGGGCTGGTCCCGTGCGAGGTCATCGGCTTCCAGGGCGATCGGGCACTCGCGATGCCGTTCGGCTCGCTCGAAGGCGTGCGGCGCGGCTGCCCGGCCTATGTCCGCGACGAATCGGCCGGCGCGATCCGGCCCTCCGGCGCGTGGCTGGGCCGGGTGATCGACGCCCTCGGGCGGCCGGTCGACGGGCTCGGCCCCCTGGCGCAGGGGCCCGACGTCTATCCCCTGCGCGCGGATCCGCCCCCGGCCCATGCCCGCACCCGGGTCGGCGGTCCGCTCGATCTCGGCGTCCGATGCATCAACACCTTCCTGACCATGTGCGCGGGCCAGCGGATGGGCATCTTCGCCGGGTCGGGCGTCGGCAAGTCCGTGCTGCTGTCGATGCTCGCCCGCTACACGGCCGCCGACGTGGCGGTGATCGGCCTCGTGGGCGAGCGCGGCCGCGAGGTGCAGGAATTCCTCCAGGACGATCTGGGCGCCGCCGGCCTCGCGCGCTCGGTGGTCGTGGTGGCGACCTCCGACGAGCCGGCCCTGATGCGCCGGAACGCGGCCTACGTGACCCTGTCGGTCGCCGAGCACTTCCGCGATCAGGGCGCCAAGGTCCTGTGCATGATCGACTCGATCACGCGCTTCGCCATGGCCCAGCGCGATATCGGCCTCGCCGCCGGCGAGCCGCCGACCGCCAAGGGCTACACGCCGACCGTCTTCTCGGAGCTGCCGCGCCTGCTCGAGCGCGCCGGCCCCGGGGTGGGGCAGGGGACGATCTCGGCCCTGTTCACCGTCCTGGTCGAGGGCGACGACCACAACGAGCCCGTGGCGGACGCGGTGCGTGGCATCCTCGACGGCCACATCGTCATGGAGCGCGCCATCGCGGAGCGCGGGCGCTACCCGGCGATCAACGTGTTGCGCTCGGTCTCGCGCACCATGCCGCGCTCCTGCGATCCGGCCTATCTCCCGGTCGTGCGGCGCGCGCGGCGGCTGCTGTCGACCTACGCCGACATGGAGGAGCTGATCCGCCTCGGCGCCTACCGGGCCGGCTCCTCCCAGGAGGTCGACGAGGCGGTCGCGCTCATGCCGCATCTTGAGGCTTTTCTGGGGCAGGGTAAGGAAGAAGCAACGTCCATCGGCGATGGTTACGCACGGCTCTCCGAGATCGTCGGCGGGGCCTAG
- a CDS encoding trypsin-like serine protease, whose product MTSFGTTFRTVGARRAAAASALTLGLGLAGPAAAIDGGSAAGRDALAQATVAIGTITQPEEALKLTRCTGVLIAPDLVLTAAHCVNGDPLGALVVFFRGSEPARPVYGARVAARYSPDPGEMLPNEASGVSLSDLSLDLAVLRLTDPVRDRRPVPLAADPGRVPKSLRIAGAGLSGRTVGRLRTATLTPVAASSTGLTIARANGARVCFGDSGGPVVAQDRRGTYIWGVASAVISRAAPCGGYVVIAPAAQVFSATGTR is encoded by the coding sequence GTGACCAGCTTCGGGACCACCTTCCGGACCGTCGGGGCGCGGCGCGCCGCCGCCGCGTCGGCGCTCACCCTCGGTCTGGGCCTGGCAGGCCCGGCCGCCGCGATCGACGGCGGGTCGGCCGCCGGCCGTGATGCCCTGGCGCAGGCCACCGTGGCGATCGGCACGATCACCCAGCCCGAGGAGGCGCTGAAGCTGACCCGCTGCACCGGCGTGCTCATCGCGCCGGATCTCGTGCTCACGGCGGCCCACTGCGTGAACGGCGATCCGCTGGGCGCGCTGGTGGTGTTCTTCCGGGGCAGCGAGCCGGCGCGGCCGGTCTACGGCGCGCGGGTCGCCGCCCGCTACAGCCCCGATCCGGGGGAGATGCTGCCGAACGAGGCGTCGGGCGTCAGCCTCTCCGATCTCTCCCTCGACCTCGCGGTCCTGCGCCTGACCGACCCGGTGCGCGACCGGCGGCCCGTGCCGCTGGCGGCGGATCCCGGCCGCGTTCCGAAGAGTCTGCGCATCGCCGGAGCCGGCCTCTCCGGCCGGACCGTCGGACGCCTGCGCACCGCCACGCTGACGCCGGTCGCGGCGAGCAGCACCGGGCTGACCATCGCCCGGGCCAACGGCGCCCGGGTCTGCTTCGGCGATTCGGGCGGCCCGGTCGTCGCGCAGGATCGCCGCGGCACCTACATCTGGGGCGTGGCCAGCGCGGTGATCAGCCGGGCCGCGCCCTGCGGCGGCTACGTGGTGATCGCGCCGGCCGCGCAGGTCTTCTCCGCCACCGGGACGCGGTGA
- a CDS encoding OmpA family protein produces MAPGQPPAGGPGGPTDPSAFNRPGQPGYVPGGFRQNDAVRDFEQVRTDRREFREDGRTYYREPGRIIVQDRDGYLIRHDENERFRTLDPRGYRFERRGADFYSYVDRPGGEQIVTVTNDDGRMLRRYLRYRDGRELILIDNSYAGPLRPIYEDVVVLPPPEIRIPRDRYVVDYAQADEAEVYEALTAPPVVQVDRRYTLDQIRYSPDLRARLRSVDINTITFDTGSFTVTPDQAAKLSGIAGAMNRAIQANPREVFLIEGFTDAVGSALDNLSLSDRRAQAVATVLTEQFRVPPENLTTQGYGEQYLKVNTQGPSRENRRVVVQRITPLLQQGPDQGQGQAAPPPPPR; encoded by the coding sequence ATGGCGCCGGGCCAGCCGCCCGCGGGCGGTCCGGGTGGTCCGACCGACCCGAGCGCCTTCAACCGGCCGGGACAGCCGGGCTACGTGCCCGGCGGCTTCCGCCAGAACGACGCCGTGCGCGATTTCGAGCAGGTCCGCACCGACCGCCGCGAGTTCCGGGAGGACGGCCGGACCTATTACCGGGAGCCGGGCCGCATCATCGTGCAGGACCGCGACGGCTACCTGATCCGACACGACGAGAACGAGCGCTTCCGCACCCTGGACCCGCGCGGCTACAGGTTCGAGCGGCGGGGCGCCGACTTCTACAGCTACGTCGACCGGCCCGGCGGCGAGCAGATCGTCACCGTCACGAACGACGACGGGCGGATGCTGCGCCGCTACCTCCGCTATCGCGACGGTCGCGAGCTCATCCTGATCGACAACAGCTATGCCGGCCCGCTCCGCCCGATCTACGAGGACGTGGTGGTGCTGCCGCCCCCGGAGATCCGCATCCCGCGGGACCGCTACGTCGTGGATTACGCCCAGGCCGACGAGGCGGAGGTCTACGAGGCGCTGACGGCGCCGCCGGTGGTGCAGGTCGATCGCCGGTACACGCTCGATCAGATCCGCTACAGCCCGGACCTCCGCGCCCGGCTGCGCTCGGTCGACATCAACACGATCACCTTCGACACCGGCTCGTTCACCGTCACGCCCGATCAGGCGGCCAAGCTGTCGGGGATCGCCGGCGCGATGAACCGCGCCATCCAGGCCAACCCGCGGGAGGTGTTCCTGATCGAAGGCTTCACCGACGCCGTCGGCTCAGCCCTCGACAACCTGTCCCTGTCGGACCGGCGTGCCCAGGCGGTGGCGACCGTGCTGACCGAGCAGTTCCGCGTGCCGCCGGAGAACCTGACCACCCAGGGCTACGGCGAGCAGTACCTCAAGGTGAACACGCAGGGCCCGTCGCGGGAGAATCGCCGCGTCGTCGTCCAGCGGATCACGCCGCTGCTGCAGCAGGGGCCGGATCAGGGTCAGGGCCAGGCGGCACCGCCGCCGCCGCCTCGGTGA
- the cysS gene encoding cysteine--tRNA ligase, with protein sequence MAPMLRLYNTLTGAKEAFAPIDPQHVRVYACGPTVYDAAHIGNARPIIVFDLLFRLLRHLYGPEHVTYARNVTDVDDKINARAAERGVSIRELTDGTLAQFHRDVRDLGVLMPEDVNLTGARPRFVEPRATDHIVEMVTMIEALVRAGHAYVAADHVLFDVPSMPDYGGLSKRPLDEMEAGARVEVAPYKRSPLDFVLWKPAKPGEPSWPSPAGIAVAGRPGWHIECSAMSAKHLGRTFDIHAGGIDLIFPHHENEVAQSRCCFGTPVMANVWLHNGFLQVEGEKMSKSLGNFITIRDVLNDWPGEVVRLTMLKTQYRQPIDWTLRGLEESARVLDRWYNAAGDAPAASDIPVGVVEALCDDLNTPAAINELHRLAGGAEAQPGALRAGANLLGFLARTRSDREQDQVAASGVDVAAVEALIAARRAARAAKDWAASDRARDALAAMGVAVKDNKDGTTTWTVAR encoded by the coding sequence ATGGCGCCGATGTTGCGGCTCTACAACACGCTGACCGGCGCCAAGGAGGCGTTCGCGCCGATCGACCCGCAGCATGTCCGCGTCTACGCCTGCGGCCCGACGGTCTACGACGCCGCCCATATCGGCAACGCCCGACCGATCATCGTCTTCGACCTGCTGTTCCGGCTGCTGCGCCACCTCTACGGGCCGGAGCACGTCACCTACGCCCGCAACGTCACGGACGTGGACGACAAGATCAACGCCCGGGCGGCCGAGCGCGGCGTCAGCATCCGCGAACTGACCGACGGCACGCTCGCGCAGTTCCACCGCGACGTGCGCGACCTCGGCGTGCTCATGCCGGAGGACGTGAACCTCACGGGCGCGCGGCCCCGCTTCGTCGAGCCCCGCGCCACCGACCACATCGTCGAGATGGTCACGATGATCGAGGCCCTGGTCCGGGCCGGCCACGCCTACGTGGCGGCGGATCACGTGCTGTTCGACGTCCCCTCGATGCCGGATTACGGCGGCCTGTCGAAGCGGCCCCTCGACGAGATGGAGGCGGGGGCCCGGGTCGAGGTCGCCCCCTACAAGCGCTCGCCCCTCGACTTCGTCCTGTGGAAGCCCGCGAAGCCCGGCGAGCCGTCCTGGCCGTCGCCCGCCGGGATCGCGGTCGCCGGGCGGCCGGGCTGGCACATCGAGTGCTCGGCCATGTCGGCCAAGCATCTCGGCCGGACCTTCGACATCCACGCCGGCGGCATCGACCTGATCTTCCCGCACCACGAGAACGAGGTGGCGCAGTCGCGCTGCTGCTTCGGCACGCCGGTGATGGCCAATGTCTGGCTGCACAACGGCTTCCTCCAGGTGGAGGGGGAGAAGATGTCGAAGTCGCTCGGCAACTTCATCACCATCCGCGACGTGCTGAACGACTGGCCGGGCGAGGTCGTGCGCCTCACCATGCTCAAGACCCAGTACCGGCAGCCGATCGACTGGACCCTGCGCGGCCTGGAGGAATCGGCCCGCGTGCTCGACCGCTGGTACAACGCCGCCGGCGACGCGCCCGCCGCGTCCGACATCCCCGTCGGCGTTGTCGAGGCGCTCTGCGACGACCTCAACACGCCGGCGGCGATCAACGAACTTCACCGGCTCGCGGGCGGCGCGGAGGCGCAGCCCGGTGCGCTGCGCGCCGGCGCGAATCTCCTCGGCTTCCTCGCGCGCACCCGCAGCGACCGCGAGCAGGATCAGGTCGCGGCCTCGGGGGTCGACGTCGCGGCGGTCGAGGCGCTGATCGCCGCGCGCCGCGCGGCCCGCGCCGCCAAAGACTGGGCCGCCTCCGACCGGGCGCGCGACGCCCTCGCGGCGATGGGCGTCGCCGTGAAGGACAACAAGGACGGCACCACGACCTGGACGGTGGCGCGCTGA
- a CDS encoding CreA family protein: MLFRSLTYVGLLALGLTAAGTASAQEPDRIFDKSTVWRPLTPNDKLVVYGVDDPAVSGVACWYTQPEKGGIKGTLGLAEDVSDISLACRQTGPIAFKGKMSQGEVVFSERRSLIFKSMQIVRGCDAKRNTLIYMVYSDKVIQGSPKNSTSAVPLAPWGTEPAQKCADFMK, translated from the coding sequence ATGTTGTTTCGGAGTCTCACCTATGTTGGGCTTCTCGCACTGGGCCTGACGGCGGCCGGTACGGCCTCGGCGCAGGAGCCGGACCGGATCTTCGACAAGTCGACGGTCTGGCGCCCGCTGACGCCCAACGACAAGCTCGTGGTCTACGGCGTCGACGATCCGGCGGTCTCCGGCGTGGCCTGCTGGTACACCCAGCCCGAGAAGGGCGGGATCAAGGGCACGCTGGGCTTGGCCGAGGACGTCTCGGACATCTCGCTGGCCTGCCGGCAGACCGGGCCGATCGCCTTCAAGGGCAAGATGAGCCAGGGCGAGGTGGTGTTCAGCGAGCGCCGATCGCTGATCTTCAAGTCGATGCAGATCGTCCGCGGCTGCGACGCGAAGCGCAACACGCTGATCTACATGGTCTACTCGGACAAGGTCATCCAGGGTTCGCCGAAGAACTCGACTTCGGCCGTCCCTCTGGCGCCCTGGGGCACCGAACCGGCGCAGAAATGCGCCGACTTCATGAAGTGA
- a CDS encoding lysylphosphatidylglycerol synthase domain-containing protein, with translation MKKISEFIWPLIGLAAVVISGYFLYQELKTTSLSAIWAAILAIPPHRILLAALSTLVAYAALAWYDRIALLHLGVRHISWLFVSLCSFTTYALSHNIGASVFSGALVRYRAYTAKGLTAAQVAVLVALCSFTFFLGTVLLGGFTLVVDPHLLTRLEGKLPGFLTDSKTALIVGIGMLGFVGLYVIGSILHLRPLHIRSFKLEYPRPGIMGRQLLAAPLELLGAAGIIYFALPEAMNPGFIPVLAIFLASFSVALASHAPGGLGVFEIVFITAMHITDEAQKDAIIAAVIIFRIFYFWLPALVSVIVVIAFERSRLAAAIGSAAHGPKAAAVPEPPVVVPGLDAHEMERELKQKAI, from the coding sequence ATGAAGAAGATCAGCGAGTTCATCTGGCCCTTGATCGGCCTCGCGGCCGTCGTGATATCGGGCTACTTCCTCTATCAGGAATTGAAGACGACCTCGCTCTCGGCGATCTGGGCCGCGATTCTGGCGATCCCGCCGCACCGGATCCTGCTGGCGGCCCTCTCGACCCTGGTCGCCTACGCGGCACTCGCCTGGTACGACCGGATCGCCCTGCTGCATCTGGGCGTCCGCCACATCTCGTGGCTCTTCGTCTCGCTGTGCTCGTTCACGACCTACGCGCTGTCGCACAATATCGGCGCCTCGGTCTTCTCGGGCGCGCTCGTCCGCTACCGGGCCTACACGGCCAAGGGCCTGACGGCGGCGCAGGTCGCCGTGCTGGTGGCGCTCTGCTCGTTCACCTTCTTCCTCGGGACCGTCCTCCTCGGCGGCTTCACGCTGGTGGTCGATCCGCACCTGCTGACGCGGCTCGAGGGCAAGCTGCCGGGCTTCCTCACCGATTCCAAGACCGCGCTGATCGTCGGCATCGGCATGCTGGGCTTCGTCGGCCTGTACGTGATCGGCTCGATCCTGCACCTGCGCCCGCTCCACATCCGCTCGTTCAAGCTCGAGTATCCCCGGCCCGGCATCATGGGACGCCAGCTTCTGGCGGCACCGCTGGAGCTCCTGGGCGCGGCGGGCATCATCTACTTCGCTTTGCCGGAGGCGATGAATCCCGGCTTCATCCCGGTCCTGGCGATCTTCCTGGCCTCGTTCTCGGTGGCACTGGCCTCGCACGCGCCGGGCGGCCTCGGCGTGTTCGAGATCGTGTTCATCACCGCGATGCACATCACCGACGAGGCGCAGAAGGACGCGATCATCGCGGCGGTGATCATCTTCCGGATCTTCTATTTCTGGCTGCCGGCGCTGGTCTCGGTGATCGTGGTGATCGCCTTCGAGCGCTCGCGGCTGGCCGCGGCGATCGGCTCGGCCGCGCACGGGCCCAAGGCGGCCGCCGTGCCGGAGCCGCCCGTCGTCGTTCCCGGCCTCGACGCGCACGAGATGGAGCGGGAGCTCAAGCAGAAGGCGATCTGA
- the ctrA gene encoding response regulator transcription factor CtrA translates to MRVLLIEDDSATAQSIELMLKSENFNTYTTDLGEEGVDLGKLYDYDIILLDLNLPDMSGYEVLRSLRVAKVKTPILILSGMAGIEDKVKGLGFGADDYLTKPFHKDELVARIHAIVRRSKGHAQSVITTGDLIVNLDQKTVEVGGARVHLTGKEYQMLELLSLRKGTTLTKEMFLNHLYGGMDEPELKIIDVFICKLRKKLANASQGKNYIETVWGRGYVLREPMDGEERMAV, encoded by the coding sequence ATGCGGGTACTTTTGATCGAGGACGACAGCGCGACCGCGCAGAGCATCGAGCTGATGCTCAAGTCCGAGAACTTCAACACCTACACCACCGACCTCGGGGAAGAGGGTGTCGATCTCGGCAAGCTGTACGACTACGACATCATCCTCCTCGATCTGAACCTGCCCGATATGTCGGGCTACGAGGTGCTCCGCTCGCTGCGCGTGGCGAAGGTGAAGACCCCGATCCTGATCCTGTCCGGCATGGCCGGCATCGAGGACAAGGTGAAGGGCCTCGGCTTCGGCGCCGACGACTACCTCACCAAGCCGTTCCACAAGGACGAGCTGGTGGCGCGCATCCACGCCATCGTGCGCCGCTCGAAGGGCCACGCCCAGTCGGTCATCACCACCGGCGACCTGATCGTGAACCTCGATCAGAAGACCGTCGAGGTCGGCGGCGCCCGGGTGCACCTCACCGGCAAGGAGTACCAGATGCTGGAACTCCTCTCGCTCCGGAAGGGCACGACCCTCACCAAGGAGATGTTCCTCAACCATCTCTACGGCGGCATGGACGAGCCCGAGTTGAAGATCATCGACGTCTTCATCTGCAAGCTGCGCAAGAAGCTCGCGAACGCCAGCCAGGGCAAGAACTACATCGAGACCGTCTGGGGCCGCGGCTACGTGCTGCGCGAGCCGATGGACGGCGAGGAGCGCATGGCGGTCTGA
- a CDS encoding DUF2865 domain-containing protein → MPHRPIVRTLGRLVLSAAIALGLSHSLAVSASAQEAASGPPPAEARPAPQLPSPQCRRYRAELASIQSGASTTRALNDEIGRLEAYFRGLNCEGGKFLFFDTRPPQCGAVEQRIRALKATYGGAVIDDSGARKRELQGLVASTCPPREASAGSGEAYGRGGPQMVCVRTCDGGFFPMKNLPEGRGGADEMCQALCPGTEAQAYSMPYGDDALKHAASVKGSRAYANLANAFKFRKEFVPNCSCKPEGKSWAQSLVKAESMLVRHKGDIFVTPMQAEALSRPKVRLTLVGRADRTAAELAADAAGRAGVDTKGSPGRDDAKVEPAAADGAKAAEAKPDHVAVRIIAPDVIAVPQRLTP, encoded by the coding sequence ATGCCTCACCGCCCGATCGTCCGTACGCTCGGCCGCCTCGTCCTGAGCGCGGCCATAGCCCTCGGACTGTCCCACTCGCTCGCCGTCTCCGCCAGCGCGCAGGAGGCCGCGTCCGGACCGCCGCCCGCCGAGGCGCGGCCGGCGCCGCAACTGCCGTCGCCCCAGTGCCGGCGCTACCGGGCGGAGCTGGCCTCGATCCAGAGCGGCGCCAGCACGACGCGCGCCCTGAACGACGAGATCGGGCGCCTCGAAGCCTATTTCCGCGGCCTGAACTGCGAGGGCGGCAAGTTCCTGTTCTTCGACACGCGGCCGCCGCAGTGCGGCGCGGTGGAGCAGCGGATCCGCGCCCTCAAGGCCACCTATGGCGGCGCCGTGATCGACGACAGCGGCGCCCGCAAGCGCGAACTCCAGGGGCTGGTCGCCTCCACCTGCCCCCCGCGCGAAGCCTCCGCGGGCTCCGGCGAGGCCTACGGCCGGGGCGGGCCGCAGATGGTCTGCGTGCGCACCTGCGACGGCGGCTTCTTCCCGATGAAGAACCTGCCCGAGGGCCGCGGCGGCGCCGACGAGATGTGCCAGGCCCTCTGCCCCGGGACCGAGGCGCAGGCCTATTCCATGCCGTACGGCGACGATGCCCTGAAGCACGCCGCCTCGGTGAAGGGCAGCCGGGCCTACGCGAACCTCGCCAACGCCTTCAAATTCCGCAAGGAATTCGTTCCGAACTGCTCCTGCAAACCGGAGGGCAAGTCCTGGGCGCAGTCGCTGGTCAAGGCCGAGAGCATGCTGGTCCGGCACAAGGGCGACATCTTCGTGACGCCGATGCAGGCCGAGGCGCTGTCCCGGCCGAAGGTGCGCCTGACCCTCGTCGGCCGGGCCGACCGGACCGCGGCAGAACTCGCCGCCGACGCCGCCGGCCGTGCGGGCGTCGACACGAAGGGCAGCCCCGGCCGCGACGACGCGAAGGTCGAGCCCGCCGCGGCCGACGGCGCGAAGGCCGCGGAGGCGAAGCCGGATCACGTTGCCGTGCGCATCATCGCGCCCGACGTGATCGCGGTGCCCCAGCGGCTCACGCCCTGA